The Lucilia cuprina isolate Lc7/37 chromosome 5, ASM2204524v1, whole genome shotgun sequence genome includes a window with the following:
- the LOC111685711 gene encoding UPF0193 protein EVG1 homolog — translation MQNPQKSSSATTSEARLWPSERIPQGGLFHTPKIEYSKETADLLKLLMKESKMTMLMRKQIDYHLRNGQPLPKPEPPRLNICRDPDKEAMEILQRAHNAKRKSLSEIRASGAYDMPVYRPKPDDKLPSEKAKKLLQDAMSGLRLSETTLKPKRREKYKKEIKTTTEDIIDELLQQINERAEWLAEMEELGEGKRYRDEIREQIAERLRQIKSLETKRKLQKQGYRYVD, via the exons ATGCAAAATCCACAAAAAAGTTCAAGTGCCACCACAAGCGAAGCCCGATTATGGCCCAGCGAACGTATACCACAGGGAGGCCTCTTTCATACACCGAAAATAGAGTACAGCAAAGAGACGGCGGATTTATTGAAAt TACTTATGAAAGAATCAAAAATGACCATGTTAATGCGCAAACAAATCGATTATCATTTGCGTAACGGACAACCATTGCCCAAACCGGAACCACCACGTTTAAATATCTGCCGAGATCCCGATAAAGAAGCTATGGAAATTCTACAAAGGGCTCATAATGCTAAACGTAAATCTTTATCGGAAATACGAGCAAGTGGTGCTTACGATATGCCGGTATATAGACCTAAACCTGATGACAAACTACCTTCGGAAAAAGCGAAAAAATTGCTACAAGATGCAATGTCTGGATTACGTTTATCGGAGACAACATTAAAACCTAAAAGAAGagagaaatacaaaaaagaaattaagacCACAACGGAGGATATAATCGATGAAT tgcTGCAGCAAATTAATGAACGTGCCGAATGGTTGGCCGAAATGGAAGAACTGGGCGAGGGCAAACGTTATCGAGATGAAATTCGTGAACAGATCGCTGAACGTTTGAGACAAATTAAGTCGTtggaaacaaaaagaaaattacaaaaacaaggATATCGTTATGTGGATTAG